In the genome of Phycisphaeraceae bacterium, one region contains:
- a CDS encoding prepilin-type N-terminal cleavage/methylation domain-containing protein produces the protein MTRMPRRNPTPRAFTLIDVLVVMAVLSIVLFAVIPAFSRDDRTRLVAAANLFTADLQNARMLTVQDPGDPVRVVVSPAGAGWYLARHSDPDTPMTLPSGVGGDWRIVFGEGPASNLWSVRLAPGGVDPDTIVAGALPFVRFDAFGRLAPAVDVRFELSTENDALVVRIRAETGDAYIE, from the coding sequence ATGACCCGCATGCCACGACGCAACCCCACCCCGCGCGCCTTCACGCTGATCGATGTCCTCGTCGTCATGGCGGTCCTGTCGATCGTGCTCTTCGCCGTCATCCCCGCGTTCTCGCGCGACGATCGGACGCGACTCGTCGCCGCCGCCAACCTCTTCACCGCAGACCTCCAGAACGCGCGCATGCTCACCGTGCAGGACCCGGGCGACCCCGTCCGCGTCGTCGTCAGCCCGGCAGGCGCCGGCTGGTATCTCGCCCGGCACTCCGATCCCGACACGCCGATGACGCTCCCCAGCGGCGTCGGGGGCGACTGGCGCATCGTCTTCGGCGAGGGCCCCGCCTCCAACCTCTGGAGCGTGCGGCTCGCCCCGGGCGGCGTCGACCCCGACACCATCGTCGCCGGCGCGCTGCCCTTCGTCCGCTTCGACGCCTTCGGGCGTCTCGCCCCGGCGGTCGATGTGCGCTTCGAGCTCTCCACCGAGAACGACGCCCTCGTCGTGCGCATCCGCGCCGAAACGGGCGACGCCTACATCGAATAA
- a CDS encoding HYExAFE family protein: protein MAQRRHHYEQAFEHYLRARRVPYVAVDEARRTLLPASAAQPAQALKSFDFVVYGRRDNLLLDIKGRKIARRSGSGAWSALQNWVTLDDIDSLRAWRTLFGEGFEACFVFVYWCDEQPPDGLFHEVFTHRDRWYSVRCVSLPEYEANMRPRSPRWGTVHLGASAFQRVSTPFCPAGTDTAPHANHALHPLDSLVP from the coding sequence ATGGCGCAGCGCCGGCACCACTACGAGCAGGCGTTCGAACACTACCTGCGCGCCCGGCGCGTGCCCTATGTCGCCGTCGACGAGGCACGCCGCACCCTCCTCCCGGCCAGCGCCGCGCAGCCCGCCCAGGCACTCAAGTCCTTCGACTTCGTTGTCTACGGCCGGCGCGACAACCTCCTCCTCGACATCAAGGGACGCAAAATCGCGCGCCGGTCCGGCTCGGGCGCGTGGAGCGCCCTGCAGAACTGGGTCACCCTCGACGACATCGACTCCCTGCGCGCCTGGCGCACCCTCTTCGGCGAGGGGTTCGAGGCATGCTTCGTCTTCGTCTACTGGTGCGACGAGCAGCCCCCCGACGGGCTCTTCCACGAGGTCTTCACCCATCGCGACCGCTGGTACTCCGTCCGATGCGTCTCGCTGCCCGAATACGAAGCGAACATGCGCCCACGCTCGCCGCGATGGGGCACCGTCCACCTGGGAGCCAGCGCCTTCCAGCGCGTCAGCACGCCCTTCTGCCCGGCTGGAACCGACACCGCCCCGCACGCGAACCACGCTTTACACCCCCTCGACTCCCTCGTACCGTGA